The following is a genomic window from Desulfofarcimen acetoxidans DSM 771.
TTTGGTTGATATCCCCAACCTGTTTTCCTCCCAAAGCCCCACAGCCTGAGCATCGCCGAAAACCTTCGCTTTGTAAATAACCGCGTCTTCCGCCTCAAACTTGCCCGGGATAGCGGGAACAGTCAGGTTAAAGGTCTTTGGCTTTTCCGTCCCGCCCATATAGGAAACCGTTGCGGTCAAAGCAACCGCTTGGTCGACGAGCTGCCTTGTTACGGCACCCGTATCGGTGTTAATAATACCCGTGGGGAGTGCGCTCCAGGCTATGGCCGTGCCGTTTGCCCCTATTTTTGGTAGATTAAGGGCCGCTTTAACATTATTTTCCGTGCTGTTGCCGCTTTTTATAGCGTCCCATACGAGGGCGTCAAGGTCGGCGTCAATCCGCTCGACGGGCGTGTAGTCGCACCAGATGGCGTACAGCGTCAGGTTCTGCGGGGGCACCGCAGCTGTCGTTCCCGGCGAATACGCCGTGCGGGAGCCATCCGCCGCCGTGTTCCACTCCTTGAACTTTTTGTTCGCCGGGGGAGTGAAGGTGTTGTTTGCCACCGTGAAGGTATTGCCCATGACCACGGTCTCCCCCGCCGGTGCCGTTCCACTGCCGCCGTTGGCGTTATAGCTTAAGGTGAAGTTACCTGCATTCCAGCTTGCATAGAGAATCACATCGGCATCCGGCATCGTGTAGAGCGCACCGTTGACATATTGTACGTAACCAGTCGCCGGTGTCGTGTTCCAGCCGGCAAAGCTGTATCCGGCCCGGGTGAATGTATTGCTTGCCAAATAGAACTGCTGACCTGTATTCGTTGCTTTATTGGTCATCGTACCGGCGCCGCCGTTGGCGTTATATTTCAGGGTGTGGGGATTTCCCGTCCATTAATCCTCAGGCAGTTTTTTTTCATAAACCGGATTTCCCCTTCCCTGGATTAAAATACTTCAAGTAAAATTTTATTAAATGGTCAGGGGAAACACAAGTTACTTTCCGACTAAAAGTCATATGACTTTTAGTCGGAAAAACCGTACAAAATTTGTACGGTCTAGATGCTTTCACTATAATTGAGTCCCTTGATGACAAGTATCGCCTCCTGGCGGCTATTAGCTTCAAGCTTGGAATATATCACGCTGATGTAATTCTTGACAGTTCCCAAGGAAATTCCCAGTGTTATAGAAATAAGTTCATTGCTGAAGCCCCTTGCCATCAGTCCGGCTATTTCTATTTCACGCTGTGTTAATCCATAATCCTGCAGACTGTTTTTTTTAACATCTTCATGAATATGTACAATAATTCTGGAGGCAATTGACGCAGGCATGGTAACATTGCCGTTAAAGGCATTGCGAATTGCCACAACCAATTTTTCCGCCGTCATGTCCTTCAACAAATAACCGTCTGCGCCGCTGCGGAAAGCCCCGATGATATATTCATCCGGATCAAAAGTTGTCAACATCAACACCACTGTCTTCGGATAATTGACCTTGATTTCCTTCAGTGCCTCGATACCGCTCATCACAGGCATACTGATGTCCAACAGGGCCACATCCGGCTGACAGGCACTTACGAATTCCACCGCCTTTTGTCCGTTGTCAGCTATACCGACTACCTCCATATCCGGTTGGGAATCAAGTATGATGCGTATCCCGTCACAAATCAGATTTTGGTCATCGGCTATAACTACCCTTATTTTTGACACTTTGCCATCCTCCCCATTGATTCATCTTCATCAGAAATCACAATTTCTATGACACAGCCGGCATACCCCCTAATTTTTAGTTCTGCTCCGAAACGCACCGCGTCTTTTTGAATTTTTGTCAGCCCATACCCGTATCTAATATTATGAAAGCCAGTACCGTTATCCTGCAGCCTGAAAAGAATTCGCCCGCCTGTTTTTCTTAATTCAAACTCAAATCCGGTAGCCTTCCCATGCCTCAGGCCGTTTGTCAGCCCTTCCATAAGTGTATTGTATAGAAAAGACTGTTTAGGGACGGCAAGCTCATCAAGCTCCTTTGCCGGCGCTTCGGACAAATTGTGGACTATCGTTATTCCGGTAAGCCTTTCAGTTTCCGAAATAAGGCTGAGGATTCTGTCGGTATAGTCCCAGCCAATGTCTGAAGGATAGCTTGCCTCACCTATGATCACGCTGCGCAGGGATTGCATGGCGGCGCGGATTTGCTGTGCCACGCTTTCCAGCTGCATTTTGGCGTGGGAAATATTCTT
Proteins encoded in this region:
- a CDS encoding InlB B-repeat-containing protein encodes the protein MKYNANGGAGTMTNKATNTGQQFYLASNTFTRAGYSFAGWNTTPATGYVQYVNGALYTMPDADVILYASWNAGNFTLSYNANGGSGTAPAGETVVMGNTFTVANNTFTPPANKKFKEWNTAADGSRTAYSPGTTAAVPPQNLTLYAIWCDYTPVERIDADLDALVWDAIKSGNSTENNVKAALNLPKIGANGTAIAWSALPTGIINTDTGAVTRQLVDQAVALTATVSYMGGTEKPKTFNLTVPAIPGKFEAEDAVIYKAKVFGDAQAVGLWEENRLGISTKREAATSNGTACPSRLWLKSATPAQTAERSAFTKMARIFKTLHSPLRVIGTAKGALAAYGFLWKLPAETA
- a CDS encoding response regulator transcription factor, producing MSKIRVVIADDQNLICDGIRIILDSQPDMEVVGIADNGQKAVEFVSACQPDVALLDISMPVMSGIEALKEIKVNYPKTVVLMLTTFDPDEYIIGAFRSGADGYLLKDMTAEKLVVAIRNAFNGNVTMPASIASRIIVHIHEDVKKNSLQDYGLTQREIEIAGLMARGFSNELISITLGISLGTVKNYISVIYSKLEANSRQEAILVIKGLNYSESI